One genomic window of Diospyros lotus cultivar Yz01 chromosome 8, ASM1463336v1, whole genome shotgun sequence includes the following:
- the LOC127808068 gene encoding uncharacterized protein LOC127808068, translating to MSRSSTASAKSTAPAAIRPESYRHSPVHYAVALGDHATLSRIVSTLPRLADPAQIHSEPDSLAQERLADKISAVLDRRDNPHRETPLHLAVRLNDVFAARALAAAGADISLQNATGWNALQEAMCRRCSEVAVVLLQHQHLAAWSKWRRRLPRLIAVLRRMSDFYMEISFHFESSIVPFVGKIAPSDTYKIWKRDGNLRADTSLAGFDGMKVQRADQSFLFLGDGEPSLDIPSGSLLVLNRDERKIYDAFENAGAPLTDSDIAGFCAQTSVYRPGMDVTQAELVGRTNWRRQEKTESVGEWKARVYEVHNVVFSYRSRKIVTGDSDIPGSEQILPLELDEDADGFLVAENPQFSLSDNPRRHSSFVREERDIVFVTRKSVDIPSMAAPERRRPQSFAAPPVAQPQTKEKEFVKSLRPSVWLTEQFPLKTEELLPLLDILANKVKAVRRMRELLTTKFPPGTFPVKVAIPVVPTVRVVITFTKFVQLQPVEQFYTPLSSPRHLGFVRASEEEETESHYPSCSSASSSSSSTAWLRRSTSRLSSATKQLQQQLQQHCPAAQQSDPFAIPSGYTWSSFDEKNRKMKKSKSTRKSK from the exons ATGTCCAGGTCGTCGACGGCATCGGCCAAGTCGACGGCGCCGGCGGCGATTAGGCCGGAGAGTTACAGGCACAGCCCGGTCCACTACGCCGTGGCGCTGGGCGATCACGCAACCCTTTCTCGGATTGTTTCGACTTTGCCCCGACTGGCCGACCCGGCTCAGATTCACTCCGAGCCTGACTCGCTTGCGCAGGAGAGACTCGCCGACAAGATCTCTGCCGTCCTCGACCGACGTGACAACCCTCACCGGGAGACTCCGCTCCACCTCGCTGTTCGCCTGAACGATGTCTTCGCGGCCCGGGCTCTGGCGGCCGCAGGAGCGGACATTTCGTTGCAGAACGCCACCGGTTGGAACGCCTTGCAGGAAGCTATGTGCCGGCGGTGCTCCGAAGTCGCGGTGGTGCTCCTCCAGCATCAGCACCTCGCTGCCTGGTCTAAGTGGCGCCGCCGGTTGCCTCGTCTCATCGCAGTCCTCCGCAGAATGAGCGATTTCTATATGGAGATCTCGTTCCATTTTGAGAGCTCCATTGTTCCGTTCGTCGGTAAGATTGCTCCATCCGACACGTACAAGATCTGGAAGCGAGACGGCAATCTCCGAGCCGACACCTCGCTTGCTGGCTTCGACGGAATGAAAGTCCAACGCGCCGATCAGAGCTTCCTCTTTCTGGGCGACGGCGAACCTTCCCTTGACATTCCTTCTGGTTCGCTGCTAGTACTGAACCGCGACGAGCGGAAAATCTACGACGCCTTCGAGAATGCCGGAGCACCACTTACCGACTCTGACATCGCCGGGTTCTGTGCTCAGACGAGCGTGTACCGCCCCGGTATGGACGTCACGCAGGCCGAACTCGTCGGAAGAACGAATTGGAGAAGGCAGGAGAAGACCGAGAGCGTTGGAGAATGGAAAGCTAGGGTTTACGAAGTCCACAACGTCGTCTTCAGTTACCGATCTCGCAAAATCGTAACAGGCGATTCAGACATTCCCGGAAGCGAGCAAATTCTTCCATTAGAGCTCGACGAGGACGCCGATGGCTTTCTCGTGGCCGAGAACCCCCAATTCAGCTTGTCTGACAATCCCCGGCGCCACAGTAGCTTCGTGCGGGAGGAGAGGGACATAGTATTCGTCACAAGGAAGAGCGTCGACATTCCGTCTATGGCGGCGCCGGAGCGGCGGCGGCCGCAATCGTTTGCGGCTCCGCCCGTGGCGCAGCCGCAGACGAAGGAAAAGGAATTCGTTAAGAGTCTACGGCCTTCAGTTTGGTTAACGGAGCAGTTCCCGTTGAAGACGGAGGAGCTACTGCCTCTACTCGACATCCTGGCGAACAAAGTCAAGGCGGTTAGGCGGATGCGGGAGCTGCTGACGACGAAGTTCCCCCCGGGGACTTTTCCGGTGAAG GTGGCGATTCCGGTGGTGCCGACGGTGAGAGTAGTGATCACGTTCACGAAATTCGTTCAGCTCCAACCCGTTGAGCAGTTCTACACGCCGCTGTCAAGTCCCAGGCATTTGGGTTTTGTGCGAGCCTCCGAAGAGGAGGAAACAGAGAGTCATTACCCGTCGTGTTCGTCAgcatcgtcgtcgtcgtcgtcgacGGCGTGGCTGAGGCGGAGCACCAGCCGGCTGAGCTCTGCCACCAAGCAACTGCAGCAGCAACTGCAGCAGCATTGTCCGGCTGCGCAGCAATCAGATCCTTTTGCGATACCCAGTGGATACACGTGGAGCAGTTTCGACGAGAAGAATCGGAAGATGAAGAAATCCAAGTCTACGAGGAAATCTAAATGA